The sequence TGTCTAAATCAGCAGAATCAAAACGCAAATCATAGACCTAAAGAAGTTCTCTAATGTCATTATGTCATGTCAAAGTTTTGTAAAATatgtcaattttattttgaGGTTATGTTTATCAAAATATCGTATTTTTAATGATAACCGAAATAAAGAAGTTTTTCTCCATACCTAGTTAAgttgaaaaaatgtttttacaaAATGCCAAGCGACTAATAAAATACATCAACTATATTCCACGACAATGTCGCTGTAAATCTGGGGCCGTACTTGGTTCTATAAAAAACCGTATCAAACAAGGTCCTGGCTTGAAAGATTTTATTGTAGAATCTACAGGAACATCTGAAGTTATCACTCACCCACCTCATATACCATATTTACCGGAAAAGTATGAGGATACTTCAAAAAGGAAAGTTTATTTCGATGTGTACGGTTGTCAGATGAATCTAAGTGATACAGAGATAGTGTGGTCTATTTTGAAAAAAGAGGGCTTTGAGAAGACTTTGAAAGAGGAGGAAGCCGATATATTCCTAGTCATGACTTGTGCTATCAGGGAAGGGGCGGAGAACAAGATTTGGAATCGTTTGGATCACTTGAGAGGGTACAAGAAACGACGTTCGTTTTCAAAGAATCGCCACAAGCCGATAAAGATTGGTATTCTGGGTTGCATGGCTGAACGACTAAAAGAGAAGTTGATTGAAAAGGAAAAGGCTGTTGATGTTGGTATGggctacatatttttaaaccaACCTCTTCTCACCTACCTCAGTCCTCGACAGAAAATGATCAATCCAAcataaaatctaatttattcAATGCCCCATTTGTTTTCTTGTCCTggccagaatgcaagctatctctgtaccaaattttgttaaaTGTAGATAAAGGACGGGCCAATTGAAGCTAACTAAGAAACAAGCACACAGACTCTCACATTTATAAGTATGCTAAGTATGCTATGAGTAAGGCTATTGCAACAATCAATCTATTATTCTATATTCATTTATTAGTTATGTTGTTAGGTTAATCATCAGCctgctcactactgagcatgggtctcctctctgaatgagatgggtttagaccatagtctgctACACTGATTAAGttagcagatttcacacaccttttgagaatattatggagaactctctggtGCACAGGTTtgctcacaatgttttctttcacttcGCCTAAAACTTTTTATAGGAAGCGGGCGTCTTAATCAGTAGGCTAGCATAGCTCTCATTACAGGTTATGTTCTATTGTTATATTAGTTACTCGTTTTCCTAAATAACCAAATTTGTTTCCAGTGGCTGGCCCGGACAGTTACAGAGACCTGCCTCGCCTCCTGGCTCTGACAGAGAGTGGTCAGACGGCTGTCAATGTGCTACTGTCGCTGGATGAGACCTACGCAGACGTTGTACCTGTCCGGCTGAACCAGGACAGTGTGTCAGCTTTTATGTAAgtctagtaaaaaaataaccttttttAAAACTCTTTGTCTACATGATAAAAAGAACAGAAAaccgaaattttgcacacaaAATTTCAGCATTCTAGGTCTGCAGTTTTAAGCTGGGCATTGATGAGTCAGGCAGTGAaggattttcttttaattttttcttaaatatatgaaacataaaaaaaatttctaCTTATTCAGGGGGGTCCGGGGTTCCAGGTATGAACCAACTTTTCAGAGcgatgtgcattttaagcagttaaatatcacttgctttaacggcgaaagaAAACTTCATATTTCTTTATAGTCCTGAAAGGTGTGTCaaatctgccaaatttcatttggCCAGTGTGATAAAGCCAGACTTTATCTTAACcctctaattctgagaggagacctgtgctcagtagtgagcagGCGATGGCttaatgatgatgacaatgatgattTATGTGATCAGATCAATAATGCGCGGTTGTGACAACATGTGCACATATTGCATCGTGCCGTTCACGCGCGGTCGTGAACGCTCGCGCCCCGTGGCCTCCATAGTGGACGAAGTGAAACATCTAGCGGACAGCGGCGTGAAGGAAGTCACTCTGTTGGGACAGAATGTCAATAGTTACAGAGATGTTTCAGAACGGACAGAGAAATATGACACACAGTTGGCTCAAGGTAAGGAATAGGATATATGCATGTACTAGTAACTAGATTTGATTGGGACTTTGAAATTTCGATTGAAAAACTCTATGGGCACTCTTTTTATGAccgtctccaggatacaagctatctctttaccaaGTAAATGATGCTTGCAACATCATTCATGTGcatttacgttttttttattcatatggTAACTTATTTTCTAGGATCAAAAATAGCCTAAATCCTTCCCTGGGTTGTGAGCCGTCTATGTATGTATCAAACATCCAAATCAGATAAATGATGGAtcaaaaaaagctagcaaactctcagacacactttcatatttataatattagtatggattaagtatagATCATGAAAGCAATAGAATTACAACCACAAAACTTTTCTTTTGGCTGTCTAGGTTTTAAAACAGTATACAAATCCAAAAAAGGTGGTCTCCGGTTTGCGGATCTGCTGGACAAAGTGTCTCTGGTAGACCCTGAAATGAGGATACGGTTCACCGCCTCACATCCCAAGGATTTCCCTGATGAGGTAATTCCattttatttatgactagctgatgcccgcgacttcgttcgcatggatgtagtttttaaaattcccgtgggaactctttgattttccgggataaaaagtagcctatgtgctaatccagagtataatctatctccattctaaatttcagcctaatccgtccagtagtttttgcgtgaaggagtaacaaacacacacacacacacacacacacacacacacacacacacacacacacacacacacacacacacacacacacacacacacacacacacacacacacacacacatacaaactttcgcctttataatattagtgtgactagatgatgcccacgactctTTGGTTTTCAAGGATAAAAGTATTCTATGTCTGTTTGCAAACCTGGAAGCTATctctatttaatttttgttttgttcaaATAGTTGGCTCAGCTGTGAAAAGGAatcagacagacatacattttCCTATTTTGGATTTGATTGcgtggccaaacccttctcattctgaaaggagatcgGTGCAACTTCgtcggggaggggcaacacacgcacaacagacgtaaacgtttaagtgcggaaaccagcccagagaggaGATCGGTGCTTaggagccggcgatgggttgatcataatgataatgattatCGTATAGCGTTTGACCGCGACTTTGTGTGGATTTGGAGTTTTggatggtttttaaaaatctcgtaggatTCCTTTGTTCTCTCGCGTGGATCACTCATTCCATAGTCGACCTTATAAATTCTACATAACATAACGCTTGACTGAGTAGGTCCCTgcagtagtggagcggtgcgggaggggtgtgatgacgtgacgcgagagctcagtgattcctcaactctgtcaccctcccgcaccgcttcGCTACCGCTGGATCCTCTTCACTTATCTACTATAGCACATATCCTCGTCCtatagttataattaaaaaaaaaaaattggttgcctgtaaagtcggtttactgacgatagttgaacgtgacaacaaaggccgattgtgcttctttgtcgctcgttccgcgctctcgcttgcacttcaagccttacatggaacgcctcagagcgaggtaacgccgcatgagtcatgttttttcgtgcgtgcagccggctctatcgaattataagacgttgtcacgtcaaaaatggCAGTCGATAGGGGCATTTGCatagatttttgtaaatgtttacAGGTGTTGCAAGTGATATCAGAAAGGCCTAACATCTGCAAGATGCTGCATCTACCAGCGCAGTCCGGCTCGACTGCGGTGCTGGAGCGAATGCGGCGCGGCTATACGCGAGAGGCGTACCTGCAACTTGTGGAACACATCAGGCATATTATACCGGGAGGTAAGTGATTTGTGCAATTTCCTGTATACGTATTTAAAACAACGAGCGACCCCGGTAATAGGCCCTTTTTGAAGCACGCTTGTAGGTGCCAAAATGTTTATAATCCCTGCGCCCATATCTATGTATTTTGTGTCACTATGCGTATGTGTTATATACACAAGCGTAAGTATTTATCTTCATTTTTAGCaatccatacctcaaaaggaaaaaggaacccttatagaatctctttgttctctgtctgtctgttgtgtctgtcaagaaaagggaatcaaaacctatagcgtacttcccgttgacctagaatcgtgaaatttggcaggtagcaatgtcttatagcacaagtaaaagaaataatccgaaaaccgtgaatttgttacaATACGTTACATTGggaaaaaataaagatttgaaACTAGAATTTTACAACAGAATAAACTAGAGTGTTGTCTTTCACAAACAGTGGGTCTATCGACGGACATGATCTGCGGTTTCTGCGGTGAAACGGACGAAGAGTTTGAGGAAACCATGACTTTGATGGACATCGTCGACTACAACGTGGCCTTCCTCTTCCCTTATAGCATGAGAGAGGTGAGTTCCCCATTTTCTCTTTTAGTTCACGTTTTTCTTAGAGATATTTAGTGTAAAGTgatattaatatacctatagtacgcgacaggttgagaaatcgtgaatttgtggttacatgaaaaaaaattaaaattcacgaacaagtaattagtttactaaatcacatcatagatggcgctgtccgtaattaacttgcagtgttgcacatacaAGTGTTATATCtagtatgatggtacggaacccttcgtgtgcgagtccgacttacacttgactggttttttttttacagaaaacgACCGCGTACCGCCGCTACAAAGACGACGTACCAGAGGAAGTAAAAAAGGAAAGGCATTCACGAATGATAGAAATATACCGCAGGAAATGCCAGAAACTACACGAATTAGAAATTGGGAACATTCATTTAGTCCTTGTTGAAGGAATTATCCCTAAAACCGGACAAGTTCTGGGTAGAAACGAATTGTACATAAAAGTGGTTTTTGATAATGTGGAAATACCTTGTGGGGACGGTAAAAGGCGGGTGAAGCCGGGGGATTATGTTGGTGTTAGGATCGTTTCGGCCAAGTCCTCAGTTTTGAGTGGAGTTCCGTTGTACCATAGTAGTATTAGAGAGTTTTATATGGAGCATGGTTGGGCTGAACGAAATTTATTAAGGTCTCAAACAGTTTCTAGTTAGATCAATTTAtgaaaaatagattttcaaaaaGTAAGCTGTATTTTgagttaggtaaattttttggTTGTAAGTAGATTTTATGTAGATAAACATGTTAATATGTAGCTATTGTAAATAATGTAGGATTTAATTAAACAAATCTGAAGTAAGCGCgatgtttgattttttttgaaggaaaacttctttaggcttGACTTGATTTATACTTCTTTtctctgtgg comes from Maniola jurtina chromosome 17, ilManJurt1.1, whole genome shotgun sequence and encodes:
- the LOC123873711 gene encoding CDK5RAP1-like protein, whose translation is MFLQNAKRLIKYINYIPRQCRCKSGAVLGSIKNRIKQGPGLKDFIVESTGTSEVITHPPHIPYLPEKYEDTSKRKVYFDVYGCQMNLSDTEIVWSILKKEGFEKTLKEEEADIFLVMTCAIREGAENKIWNRLDHLRGYKKRRSFSKNRHKPIKIGILGCMAERLKEKLIEKEKAVDVVAGPDSYRDLPRLLALTESGQTAVNVLLSLDETYADVVPVRLNQDSVSAFISIMRGCDNMCTYCIVPFTRGRERSRPVASIVDEVKHLADSGVKEVTLLGQNVNSYRDVSERTEKYDTQLAQGFKTVYKSKKGGLRFADLLDKVSLVDPEMRIRFTASHPKDFPDEVLQVISERPNICKMLHLPAQSGSTAVLERMRRGYTREAYLQLVEHIRHIIPGVGLSTDMICGFCGETDEEFEETMTLMDIVDYNVAFLFPYSMREKTTAYRRYKDDVPEEVKKERHSRMIEIYRRKCQKLHELEIGNIHLVLVEGIIPKTGQVLGRNELYIKVVFDNVEIPCGDGKRRVKPGDYVGVRIVSAKSSVLSGVPLYHSSIREFYMEHGWAERNLLRSQTVSS